Part of the Gadus chalcogrammus isolate NIFS_2021 chromosome 22, NIFS_Gcha_1.0, whole genome shotgun sequence genome is shown below.
TCTGCATAGCACCTTCGGATAATATTCATCCCTAAAATACCAGGAACCTGAGAAGATACACCACCAGGAAGGTCCTTGACCAACAGAATCCCACAGGCTGGCAGCCGCTTCCCACAAAGCTCTACGTCCAGTTCTAAGTAGCCGATGTAAGGGATGGCCAGGCCATTGGCTGCTCTGAGCTGCAGCCAGTGGCAAGGTTTAAGCCGCTCTTGGCCCCATGGCGCAAAATGTTGCTCGAAAAGAGACTCTGTAATAGTTGATACCATAGACCCTGTATCTACTAAACAAGAGACAgcaacccctcccatcctcaCACCTACATGAGGACAAGATGACATGAGCTTGGACACTTCCACGTCACCCGGACCTAAATCTGAGCCAGTAACTCCCCTCTCCGAACTGTGACTCTGCAGTTTGGCGGGTGCTAGTTTTCCGACACCTGGGCGGAATGGAATGGCCCACTTGGCCGAGAGACCGGTAAAGAAGGTTGAGCGCATGCAGGAACACGAGCTCCACACTCCCTAGCAATGTGACCTGGTTGCCGACACCTCCTACAGATGATGGGACCACGAAAAGGCACTCGGCTTTGCTGCTGAGAGGCCTGCAGACGGGAAATACTCCGAGTCAGCTGGTTCAACTGCTCCTGTTGCAACTTCAGCATTTCCCTCATCTCACACAGCTCCGAGGCTTGAGGCGAACCGACACCTGCCTGATGGCTGCCCTGGACCACACACTGAGCACTGAAGACAGAAGGAACAGAATGACTACGACCTCTAACACCTCCAGGTAAGCCCTCTCGTTCCCACCTGATCGCCTCACTCCTAGCCTCCAGTAAGGTAGCAGTAGGCTGCCTGCGCACAAACTGCTTTAGCTCACGACGAAGTGGCCCATCCAGCACATGCTCCACAAACTGATCCCGCAACAAAACCTCTGCATTGGGTATGCCACTGGGTGCACGCTGCTTCACAGAGGTCATGAGACCCATCAATGCGAGGGAAAACTCTAATAGAGTCTCTTCCTCATGCTGTCGTCGGGAGAAAAATGCCTCTTGTAAAGCTACATATGACTCTGCACACCCATAAAGCTCCTCTAATACCGCAATTATCTTAGATGGGTCTGAACGCTCTTCACTGGAGCGGTACTTAATTTCCTCACGCGCCTCCCCCTCTAGGTGGTCAAATAAGAAGAATGCCCGATCGGATGCAGACAAGTGGCGTGCTCTCATACAGGCTTGCACCTCCTCCAACCATTCAGCTAACCCTATGCCTGACCTTGCCCTAAATGTGGGACATTTTCTGTCTCTAGGTACAAAAATCAGTCTCTCCGTTGAAGGAGCACTGGCACTGGAGGATGCAGCGGGCGCAAGAAGAACTGGGGGCGCTGTACTAGGGCCAGGCATGGCTGCAACCTGTTCCTGTCTCAGCCCCTCGTTGTCTGCCCTTAGCTGTGCGACTAAATCCCTCAGTTCCTGCAACTCTGCCTCCATAACTAAGCCTATACAAGCTACAACCTTCTCTACCGTGGAGAAGAGTCCAGGGCAAGGGGAACTGGGCTTGTTGCAGGTCCACAAAACCAGCTGCTGCTTTGCCtcgaaaagagaaagaaatgaaaaaaacaaaaaaacaaaacacaagtcagacacagacacttacGTTAGCACAGACACGATCTTTCTTTAAAGAAactaatgaaaaataaaaaataaacagaacacacGTCTCTGCCCTCAAATTGcaaatcctgccgacaacgccagaTTGTGGCAGCACGAGCTATGGAGTGATGCCCCTTTTCTTAAGGCAGTATCGGTAGCATTAATTATGccagacaacgccaccctgggaatttcaccCAGAGATTTATTTTAAGTGGACCAGCACAAATGAAGGAAAGGCACTGAGGTCCGTTATGCAATGAGGCAGAGACGATCTGTTCaatcatacaaaaataattttatttatacaaaatgTCTGTTCTTAAAACTAGAGAATTACTCACTAAGGAGGGAAATTGGGTGCTGAGATCCAATCAGTGCTGAGACCTACTGTGAACACCTGCATCCAAAGGAAAGGGGGTCCCAGGAACACCACacgtaaaacaaatgaaaaataaaccaaatgcaaacacaatacaaaaggGACACCGTGACCAGGACACCAGTCCACCACCGTAGGCTCAGCACCTGATTTGAGGGGGATCGCAGAGCAACCAGTTAGAAAAcataatggaaacaaaataataataagagaaattaattaaataaacaaaaactatAATAAGTAAACACGGAGAAATCAGCAAAAACtcttacataacataacatacacacTTTAATATGTAGTGGCACCAACTAAACAAAAGAGATAGCGACACAACCGGAAAAGGAACAAACTATCGCTAGCCGAATGAACGGCAAAGCGATCGGGTCCGAGCTGGCCCTGGCAAGGCGGTAATAACGTGCAAGCAAAGCAGCAGTGGTTTTTATAGGTGGATTGGCCGCCGCTGCGCCGCTACTGTCTGCCACCCAATCGGGCAGTCCCGGCCAACGTGGCGTGGAGCAGGGAACGGGACGCTATCCAAAAGCGACAGTTCAGTAGGCGGCATCGGCTATATATCGATGAGCAGCGCgcagccagcagcaacatccaagTGAGCCCTATACaacacaataactaaaattAGCACTGGAAAGGCAACATATAAGAGAGATGCAGCCGTGACCGGCAGCTCCCCTATCACTGTCTGCACAGAAGCGGAAATAGACGCACAGGAGCTACGTGACCCAGCCTCCGGCAAGCAAGAGCCTTTacaaaacaataactaaaattagTACTGGATGGGCAACATGCGAGAGGGATGCAGCCGTGACCGGCAGCTCACCTGTCACCGCACGGAAGCGGAAATGGACGCCCAGGCGCAACGTGACCCAGCCTACGGCAAGCAAGATGCCGACAAGTGCTCTACGCCCGCCTTTATAGATAGTCTCCCaccgtgattggctgggactgccgcacagctgacagtcaccatgacaacaaactACATGTTGCCACActaacatagatatatatagtcAAGGCATAGTTGATATCTTCTGACAGAAATTTCAGTTTATTATTAGCCCATCCAAGACATCCAAGGTCTTCCATAATAGTGTTGAACCAAAGTGATGTCACTGTGGCTATTTTGACTTTAATATCAAAGATCAaacaatataattgtatataatttGAAACCTGATCCGGACGGCTCCAAAAGACACATTGATCCTACAGCAGAGTGATCGTTGGACCCGGCAAAATATACATGAAACTTGCATAGGAGGATTTCAGGCGGTTGATCCTGGCCACACAAAGCATTGGCCACTTCAACCACCATCTCTGACAAAGGATCGGTAACCAACATGCTGACTCGTAATCATAGCTAAGATCTGCTCAagggggggtcatgtgacctCGACCAAGGTGCCAGCTTAGCGAGAGAGCTCTGTTCAAGAGTGCATTTAACCTAAAAACCCTAACATATTCTACTAACCCTTTGGAAACATCCTCGATGGTGAGATGTCTGACACTCCAGCAACCGGACATTGTGACATTTTTACTCTGGGACGCAAGACAGCTGCTAAAATAACTTTGAACTCAATCCACCCAAGTTCACCGAGCGCCACAGAAGCTAGCAGCATGGCTAGCTTAGCCGTAGTGTTAAAGGAGATGAAATCCCTCCGGTCAGACTTCAGAACAAAGTTAGACAATATTGACACCCgtccataggcgtcgattacgccggggacgccgggtatggaagcatatatgtagcaaaattcaaatggcaatgcaatttgcaattcaata
Proteins encoded:
- the LOC130376299 gene encoding uncharacterized protein LOC130376299, with translation MEAELQELRDLVAQLRADNEGLRQEQVAAMPGPSTAPPVLLAPAASSSASAPSTERLIFVPRDRKCPTFRARSGIGLAEWLEEVQACMRARHLSASDRAFFLFDHLEGEAREEIKYRSSEERSDPSKIIAVLEELYGCAESYVALQEAFFSRRQHEEETLLEFSLALMGLMTSVKQRAPSGIPNAEVLLRDQFVEHVLDGPLRRELKQFVRRQPTATLLEARSEAIRWEREGLPGGVRGRSHSVPSVFSAQCVVQGSHQAGVGSPQASELCEMREMLKLQQEQLNQLTRSISRLQASQQQSRVPFRGPIICRRCRQPGHIARECGARVPACAQPSLPVSRPSGPFHSAQVSEN